The Pleurodeles waltl isolate 20211129_DDA chromosome 6, aPleWal1.hap1.20221129, whole genome shotgun sequence genome has a segment encoding these proteins:
- the KCNA10 gene encoding potassium voltage-gated channel subfamily A member 10: MATWKEMELRDTLCESMESGEENAACCKESNSANLYEKTESTSASLLSNWKILVNGNSTNEGFLSRFSKECNDSLGIGQVSLEEGDQRVIINIAGLRFETQLKTLSEFPDTLLGDPHKRMQFFDSMRNEYFFDRNRPSFDGILYYYQSGGKIRRPANVPIDVFADEIVFYELGHDAMEQFREDEGFIKDPAVPLPTNDFYKQFWLLFEYPESSNAARGVALVSVLVIIISILIFCVETLPEFREEKEFLTTKGGDNSTAIATSPSTFTDPFFVIETACIIWFSFELAVRFTVCPSTTEFFRNIMNIIDIVSIIPYFVTLITELIQQTEPTGQQNMSLAILRIIRLVRVFRIFKLSRHSKGLQILGQTLKASMRELGLLIFFLFIGVILFSSAVYFAEVDEPQSQFTSIPDGFWWAVVTMTTVGYGDMCPITVGGKMVGTLCAIAGVLTIALPVPVIVSNFNYFYHRETENEERQAIPADIEKLQSLTITRTGSEVSLNKNNGACIRDEANNGKSCLYNKHRELGDV, translated from the coding sequence ATGGCCACTTGGAAAGAAATGGAGCTACGAGATACCCTTTGTGAAAGTATGGAAAGTGGCGAGGAAAATGCAGCCTGCTGCAAAGAGTCCAATTCTGCCAATCTGTATGAGAAAACAGAGTCAACCAGTGCCAGCCTTCTGTCCAACTGGAAAATCCTAGTGAATGGGAATTCCACCAACGAGGGGTTCCTTTCCCGTTTCTCTAAGGAATGCAATGACAGTTTGGGAATTGGACAGGTGAgcttggaagaaggggaccaaagaGTGATTATCAACATTGCCGGGCTCAGGTTTGAAACGCAGCTCAAAACACTCTCCGAATTTCCAGATACTCTCCTTGGAGACCCACACAAGAGAATGCAGTTCTTTGATTCCATGAGGAATGAGTATTTCTTTGACAGAAACAGGCCGAGCTTTGATGGAATATTATATTACTACCAATCCGGTGGCAAAATCCGGAGACCAGCAAACGTCCCTATAGATGTGTTTGCCGATGAGATTGTGTTTTATGAGTTAGGACATGATGCAATGGAGCAGTTCAGGGAAGATGAAGGATTCATCAAGGATCCTGCGGTACCTCTACCAACAAATGACTTTTACAAACAGTTCTGGCTACTCTTTGAGTATCCAGAAAGCTCCAATGCTGCTAGAGGAGTCGCTTTGGTCTCTGTTTTGGTTATTATAATCTCCATTCTCATTTTCTGTGTGGAGACTTTGCCCGAATTTAGAGAAGAAAAAGAATTTCTAACAACTAAAGGTGGTGACAACTCCACTGCCATTGCTACGTCACCGAGCACTTTCACTGACCCGTTCTTTGTCATAGAAACTGCATGTATTATTTGGTTTTCATTTGAACTAGCAGTGAGGTTTACTGTGTGCCCTAGTACAACAGAGTTCTTCAGAAACATAATGAATATCATCGACATTGTGTCCATCATTCCTTATTTTGTGACTCTGATAACTGAATTAATACAACAGACAGAGCCCACAGGGCAGCAGAATATGTCACTGGCTATTTTGAGAATCATTCGACTTGTCAGGGTTTTCAGAATTTTTAAGTTATCAAGGCACTCCAAGGGGTTGCAAATATTGGGACAGACGTTGAAGGCCAGCATGAGGGAACTTGGTTTGTTGATCTTCTTTTTGTTCATTGGAGTGATCCTTTTCTCTAGTGCTGTCTATTTTGCAGAAGTGGATGAACCTCAGTCCCAGTTCACCAGTATCCCTGATGGCTTTTGGTGGGCTGTAGTCACAATGACCACTGTTGGCTACGGAGATATGTGTCCAATCACAGTTGGAGGGAAAATGGTGGGCACCCTATGTGCCATTGCAGGGGTATTAACTATTGCTCTTCCGGTCCCAGTGATTGTTTCAAATTTCAACTATTTCTACCACAGGGAGACAGAGAATGAAGAAAGACAAGCGATACCAGCAGACATAGAAAAACTTCAATCACTGACCATTACAAGAACAGGAAGTGAGGTGTCTCTTAACAAGAACAATGGAGCATGTATTCGCGACGAAGCAAACAATGGAAAGTCATGCCTTTACAATAAACACAGAGAATTAGGAGACGTTTAA